The genomic window attataattaatcattatacatAATGACTAATGAGAGATAATGTATTTATCTcagataaatatagaaaaattaaattgataaagatGTCAAACACCCACGACTACATATTCTGAATCATAAATCATCTACAGAAGAGcttctaaaatattcttaacaCAATTTGAACAGAGACTCGAATGAGAAAGCTCCACAGAacctcgataaaaatatttcatgcaaACTTATCTTAGTTaaacttaatatacataaatataaagtcaatcagttttatttcattttaaatcattacaaaaaaaaaaaaaaaaaaaaatcattatgaaaCATCAATGCTCATCTGACCAATTATAATTCATCACTTTGGTTGCATGGTTTGTTTAAGAAGCTCATCCCATTGATCCAAACTCATTTCTTTAGCCCAAGAAGGCGTGGCCCCTTCGGGAAGTCGTACATTTGCCATGACATTCATGATAGTAGTGGCTTTTTCGTCATCTACGACTATATCATTCGACGATGAAGAGACTCCATTCCAAAGTATTAGTTGTGAGGAAGAGTCATTCGTGGAATCAGCAGATTCTTGTGTGTTTAGTGCAGCTTCTTCTTGTTGAGGAAGAAGTTCATAGCCTCCATTCTCAAACTGATCTTCCTCCTCATCTTCATCAGATGACCAGGATCCTGAGCAAATTATATTCTCAGGAGTATCAAATTCCCTAAGAGCACAATTTTCCAGAGTCATAACAGCAGCAATTACAGGCTAAAAAATAGACTCATCGAATTTAAGACATAGAGCCGAGATTGCGCAGTAAAAAGAAGGGAAGTTGTGAAAGAGTCGGGCGCGCTTTAACTAGGAAACAACATTGACATTGTTACTGGCCATAGTTACCCATTCTTTGTCAAGTGTAAGGCTCTTTCTCAAGAGGATCCATATTCTCGTGAACCATACACGTTTAAAACCCGTTATCATTATAAATTGAGTGGCAGAAACACATGATTCAAAATTCTggaataattacaaattatgtatttaacaaataaaattaaaatttcaaaattaaagagtatcatcataaataataaaaattaaattaactatttatattagAAACGATTATCTTGAACTCGACGTTTTTTCCCAGGATGATCTCCATGATCCCCATGTCCTCCCCTTCCCCCTCGATTACCATGATAACCACCCCTTTGATTAAACTGATTGTCGTAACCTTGGTTATAATGATTTTGACTGTCATAATCCTGGTTGTAATGTCCTTGACCAACGCGATTGTCGTACCCCTGGCTATATTGCCCCTGGCCACCACGGTTGTCATAGCTCTGGTTATATTGCCCCTGCTCCCCACGGTTCTCATACCCTTGGTTATATTGTCCCTGGGTACCACGATTGCTATAACTCTGGTTATATTGCACCTGGCCACTACGGTCATAACTCTGGCTATATTGGCCCTGACCACCACGATTATGGTAGCCtttgttgttaagattattcTGACCTCGATTGTCTTGAGACTTTTGTCCTCTTCCTCTATTTTGATAGCCTCCTCTACCTCTATTATTTTGTTGCCATGACGGAACCTCTGGAGGCGGTGCCTCAGACTCTCTTGGCCTTCCACCACGATCTGGAACTCTTCCCATTTTGACTTTAGCAAACGATGAATCCGAGCTGGCTTTATTCTTGGATGAACTCAGTTTCTCAAACCTAAGAGAGGATTGAGAAGCAGCGAGAAGATCCCCAAGGCTCACATTTGGCCTTGTAATCAAATCTCTTTTGAGCATGCCATAGGTTTCTTCGACAGTAATCTTCTTTTTATCATCCAAACGGTTAGACCAGGTAAAGGACTGAATGGTGGAGTCAAGTCTTGCGAGAAGCATGACCCATCGAATGGAATATTCCTCATTCAATTCCTTTTTCAATTCGTTCAAGTAGCCCCATTGATCGGGACTGAGTTTCTGAGAGATGATGGGTATGTTGCCAGGAGAGATGGGCAAAGCCTTATTCAGAGTTTCATGGAGTTTATTGAAGAAAAGAGAGGGAGAGAGATGGGATGGAGGTCGGGAGAGACTCAAAGCAAGACAAGAACTTTTGAGGAGGCCTTTGAGGGTCTCCATCTCATCCTTATCAGAAATTTCGTTCTCTGCCATACACTGAAATGAGCTGAGGCGCAGACATTTCATTTCCTCTACAATCCAGAAAAGAAGATCCAACTTTATTTCAGGGCTCAAGCTCTTGAGCTCCAATGGAATATCGAATTCCTGGAGAAAGGCCTGCACTTCAGAGGTCCAAATATTAACATCATGAGTGGTTTGAATTGAGTTTTGAGCGCCAAGAGAAGGAACAAGATATGTATTGATGAGATTCGACAACAGTTTGATGTAATGTTGGTGATTGGAAGAATTCGAAATTGACTTTTTAAGAATGACAGAGCCCGTTTCTGAGACTTTGAGATCCACAGAGAGAAACGAGGAAAGCTGATCCACTTTAGCATCCATGATGGTCTGGTTGAGTCCTAAGTGAGTGCTGTGCTTCGCAATTTCAAGTGCAATCTTCTTTTATGCTGAATGTTGAGTGTAGAACGCACGTACTACTAATAAACACGCAACCTTCAGTTCCTCTGGGCCGATCCCTTTGAATGTATAGCATACCTTAGGTACTTAAAGCCTGTTCCCTTCTACTCATATATCCCAAGAATAAAGATAGAGATCTAAGGAGGAATACCTTGTTCAGAATAGCTACTCTATGGATTTTCTAACCCATATggtatatatgtaatatcaatATGAATTATGTACACTATATAAattctaatatatttgtaaaggtTGAGTGTTTACGTGAAAGTGAGGTCTTATTTCCGACCAGTTACTCTCATCTTGAATTGAAATTCTCTTGTTTGTTCAtagtcatttcattttttttgtgagctGCTGACTGAGTGGACCTGAGCTGATTAATAATTGTATCTTGTAGGAGTTGACTTGGAATAGATAAGTCATAAAAGTAGATCGGGAGCCCATCCTTCTGCTAAAACATGAGTGATTGAATCTGAAAatgacaatttataatttgtatatatttcacGAAAATGGTACTTTACTCTATTACCAGGAATGGCATCGACGGAAGCATACAGAAATGTCCAGAGAGGAAGTATGTTATGACTTATAATCCAATCAAGGATTCATGAAttcaattaatatcaatattgcACTTTTATTTATCTCTAGGAAGGCAAACTTCTCTATGGTATGATATTTTCCATGAAATCTTTCGTAAATAAACTCAGCCCCAGCGATTTAAAGGACGGATTTCAATCCTTCAAAACATCCAAATACCGTCTAAATTTCTACGAGACTGCATCGAGTGTCAAGTTCATCTTAAATACCGACACTTCCGTTACATATTCTCTCGTTAAAGACTTACTCAAGGCTGTTTACGCCCAGGTGTTTGTTGAATACGCAGTTAAGAATCCCTTATACAAGCCAGGGGACCCCATTTTGAGTTTGCTCTTCAAGAACAAGTGTGATCATTTTATAAAGGCATCATCTTTCTATAAATAAACCAATCAATCACTTCTCACAATGTATGTTCACGAAATAATGAGTATGATGCATGGCTTTGGAGACGCTCGAAAACCCAACTCTGAGACTGCAGTCCTAATTGAGGAAATTGTGAGAGGACAAATGTATCAGCTACTCAAAAAAGCTATTGAAGTCTACCAACTTTCCAGGGGAGGAGGAGAGTCAGGGTTAATTAACGTAACTATAAGCGTGGATGAGTTGCTTTTTCTCATGCGAAAGTCCCCGATTCGTGTTCAAAGACTCATTAAATATCTATCTGTCAGAGACGCTGTTTCTACCTTAGAAGAATCAGAGGACTCTGTTGCTGGAGATTTGGGATCCAAAAGAGCtaaaaagtgtaaagattttctTGAGCGAATTGATACAGATGGTACTTTAacagatgctgttgagcagaaaCTTGTAGATGACGTTAGAACCTCAAGACTCCATAGACTGGATCTCCTTTCTAGAGATCTAGATGAGCGTAAATATGCAGAATTTACCAAGGCAAGACAGTCCAATTTTCGAGGCccaaaatttccaataaaattccACCAATGGATCACAAGAGAAATGAGTGAAGAcattaaaataacaaagtttGGGCTGGAAATACTCTCGTACCTCTCCTATGAAACTGTTGGACAGTTAGTTGACCTTGCTTTGTTATTTAGATGTGAAAGATCAAATGAATCGGATCCTGTTGCCAGGCAAATGACACCTCTTAGCATAAATCCTCAATTCCCAATggttcaaattaaaaagaacacAACTAATAATAACTCTGCCGAGCCTTCCACCCCTGGAGGAGACTCCAAGGTAGATGATTCTGCTTTGCAGCCATGGGAGGTTCTTCAAGTAATCCAAAGGCTACATCATCGCATTCAACCCCTTGAATGGTATCACCGAGGGGAAAAAAGAGCTGTTTCATGTCCTCTTTTTGTTGTGTAATTtagttcacaatttttttattttgatatttatttagatgTACTAAAACGTCATCTTATATTTTCCATCTTTTTCTCTCTCCCTGTCCATATATATCGTTATTTACATGACATGCTTAAGGAATctaaatgaattattcaaataaaacagTCTTGCATATGTAGATTAActtcacaaatatatttgcaaCAGTATTAATCATGATTCTAAAGAATCAATCAATTTGTATCTTCCTCCAACTCTTATAATATCTATcagacaaacataaaaaaatataaacaatggtgacagtttttgttgatattgtgtgaataaaaaataatagtaataattatttagttttgaaaagtCCATTCAAGAATTTTCTATAGTGTAGAGAGATGGATTGTAGTTATAACAGATATGCTgcacatatatataaagattataaatatttgaaaatcgaTTGAATTCCTTGAGATACTTTCTCAACAGAGGTTCTCCTTTGGAGGCCCGTTAATTTATCCTTGACGTCAAGTGTAGAGGCATAGTCAACATTGTCCTTTGAATAAGAAATTATGGTTCCAAGGGCAACCAGAGCACGAAAAATTGCTTCAGGATCACTCAATCCTTCTAAAAACAAAAGTACTAGACTAGTGAGTACTTGCACCTGCCCTTCCTCGTCACCTTTTAAGGCTACCGATAAATTAAGCATGACAGTAGACATAGCGATCTCGACGTTCTTATTATCAGCAGGGAAAACAGAATTTACACGTGTAACAACAGACTCCCTGTATTTCATTACCTCCTTGAGACCGCTAGTTGTGCTGAACAGGTTGCAAATGGTTCTAAGAGCAAGCATTCGATTGTTCGGGGGAGATCCTGTCTCTATGTTTGTAAGTAGGACTGAGAGGACTGTGCTCACTATAGTAGGAGCTAGAAGGATATTTTGAGTGGACTCCTTGAGAACAGAAAGTCTAAGTAAATCTAATCCCGGAAATAGATTATCCATAGGCCACTTGAGGATTTTAATAAGAACATCAATATCGCTCTGAGTTGCACAGTCTTGGGATATAAAATCAGGCAATTTCCACAATTCCTCCTGAGATAGTTGATGCTCTGGCTCAGATATATCATTAAActcttttagttttttcaacATAGGAGAAATCTTGGGCGGAGAAGCAAATTGAAGAAATTCTATTTGAGGGAAATAAGGATTGGGTGTTCCTCCTGATAGGGAGGTGGTATAAGCTGAAGCCCCAGTGAGCGGATCACCAGAGAAACCACCTCTGCTATTGGTTGTACTTAAGTTATCACAAGTATTGTATGAGGACCCTCCAGTAAAGGGATCCGCGCTCCTAGAACCTCCTTCACCAAGAGTTACAGTCTTggcatttttaataatgaaatttgcGATTTCTTGAAGGTAAACTTGAGGaagtaaattcttatttataaaccCCTGAGCTACAACCCATGGATCTTGATCGGCGTTAAAGGGTAGTTTGATAATTCTAGGAGGATCATCAAGATCAATGTCAAAGACATAGTCATACTCTTTTCCCTCATAGATCTGTTTATTGCTCTCGGGAGCACCTACTACATCCCCAATTTTTGTCCATTGAGCAGCCACTTGAGACCAAGAATAGACAGATACACATTTACCATCTCGCACCATCTTGGTAACACCGTCTTTAGTTCCCGGTTGAAGTAGAGACTCTTTCCCAGGAATATCACTCATTTTCATATTACCTAAATGAGTTTGATTTGCTAGTTTCTGTTGAGCAATTACCTCTTCAAATTCTTTCTGAACCTCAAGAGAAGCTTGTCGAGAAGGATCTgatgaaaaaatccaaatatttccATCAGAGCTACCAGCTGCAACATCTCCATTATGGAGTACATTGATACACCAAATGGACTGAGCAGGAATTCTAAGAGTCTGTTTCACCTGAATGATAAGgatattgaaatgaatgaatatttagatatttaaataaaattggataTACTCACTGAGCCATCCTTCCATAGACGAACGGTTCTATCCTCTCCAGAGGAAACAAATTCAAAGTCAGAGGAGTAGCCGGAAAATAAGCTATAAATGTAATGTTCATGACCATGAAAAACCTTGAGACATTCTCCGTTCAGATTCCATTTTCTAATGGTTGCATCATTTGAGCCGGACAGAAACTCCGAGTTATTCAAGGCAATCACAGCTCTGATGCAGTCTGTGTGGCCTTGAAGTGTTTTTAAACACACTCCTGTCTTCCAGAGCTTCAAGGTCTTATCTGCTGAACCAGAGACGACAATTCCAGATTCGGGAAACACAGAAACAGCCCATACAGCTGCAGAGTGGCCCTCTAATACATTAGTGCATTTATCTCCAGCCCAGATCCGAACTGTTGAATCCCATGAACCAGACAAAATCGTTCCAAACTTAGAGGGAAATATGCAAGAAATGGACTGCTGATGTCCTTCCAGTATCGTGATGGGTGCTTCTTGCCCATCTTTGTAGATACGGATGATCCCATCATTGCAGCCCACGACAATGAACCCATCACCCGTGAGAGCCAAACTAGATAAAAATCAGTgcattgtaaatttatttggatattattAATGCACATTATCCAATAATACCTGGATACGTATTTGGAAAGGGTTGTGACTTTTGATGGATTTCCTTCAAGACTCCATCGGAGAACACTCTTATCTCGAGATCCAGAGTAAATTACTCCTTCTGATGTTGAGATCAGAGCTCTCACATCATTGGAATGCCCTTGAAATGACTTGGATAATTTATACATCTCAACTGCCCAGCCTCTAATCTTTAAGGGTGTAAGATCAAACACAACAACTACCAAAAAGTCACAACTACACACACACTCACAGTGAGTCGCCGatcatgacgtcattaataCATCCTTCTAATATTACTTGTATTTGTATGCATGTATACTTGCACAAGCTATAACATATTCAATTtcacaatgttatttttaatgtttcgtacaatcattttaagtaattaagGACTGTAAATTCCTCATTTAAACGTTTAGTCTTAGTGTTATGTTGTATACAACTTGCACACGGCatggttatttatttatttcccatatgccgtacatatatgtatcaatattgtcattgataaatataatattaatttgtcaacGGTCCATTGATACTAGAACGAAGCCGGACTCGAGTCTGACTTTTGTGCTTCTTATGAAGAGTACATAATCTAATGAacttttattctcaaaattatttagagTTAAATTCAATCATAGATTGTCATTTGACATTTCATCCTCAACTTATTGATTAATACTTATTAATGATCACATTCTATCTTCCCTAGGGAAGACGGATAGCTAGCTTCTACATTAAGAAACGAAATGAACGTTGTTGGAgttcattcaaaaatacataatgaatGCAGCAGAGTACTCAGATCTCGTTTTTCGATGAATTGAATTGAACTCAAGGGCTAGTGATGAAACggtttaaaattacaattttgtcttttattaataatagcctattataataatttattatttatacagagtttaactgaatatatttatatatataagggcGATTGGCGTACGTATGGTTTTCTTGGTAGTTTTTTCCTTATTCtgctataaaatgaaaaatattattagttattactaatAAAGAAGTTTGTAAGCCCGAGTCATCCCTAGTAGTACTTTAAGGACATTGGTTCATCACAATTCACAACAGCTAACTAAAAAAACTCAGCGCTGTTTTTGAGTTCCCATacaaaagaaggaagaaaaaagggaagaaaCGACAAACAATAAATGGGATGGCGGCGgcgtagaaaaaagaaaagaaaaaaaaggattgtgTGCTCATGAACGAAGTACTCCAGGATTATATGGTCATTGTAGCAAAAGCCACCCGATTTATCAAGATTTCAAATGGAACAGGTAAATGCTTCTGAGGGTTGTTTTTCGTATCAAGGACCTATCAGTGTAAAGCTGATGAGCTTCTCAATGAGGATCCATTTTGGATCCGTAGTTTGGGATTATGATCCCAAAGATCCATTTCGTCGTATTACGGATTTCATGGAATTTGAATTTGTAGTTTGAATTTGACTTTTAGAGAGTTTTAAAGAAGCTCTTTGCCTTTGTTCTACTCAAAATTTACTTAGAATAGActcaaaatatgtcatttttttaaaaatcctagGACTATGGTTGCCTATATTGGGTTCCAATTTGAATGATTAGTGGACTAGTATGAGCGTAAATAGCAACGGTGGGAGTCATCAGGTACCATCGGCATCAATGGCATGTAATCACTGCAAGGAGACGTCAAAAGTCTTGAAATATGTCATCCCCACTGCAGATggtaaatttgaattttgctcTGAGCCCTGTCTTATGGGTTATCGAAAGGCCAAGAAACAAGCCCAAACCAATGGAGATGCCTCTCccaacaacaataacaacaacagcACCAGCACCAAATCCTCAAACAACCACAATAACAATCATCATCATGACACTCCATCCAATGCTGGGGGAGGAGATCGAGATCAAGAAGTCTCATTTTGCTGGAAAGACTATATAATTGAATCTGGGGCGATTCCAGCTCCAGCCACTTGTTTTCGGCAGTCCATAGTGCCTCCCtcaaatgaattcaaaattaaCGATAAAGTTGAAGCCTTAGATCCTAGATCTCAATCCACTTGTGTAGCCACAGTGGTCGGATGTATGGGGGGACGTGTAAGGCTAAGATTGGACGGATCGGATACCAAGAACGATTTCTGGCTCATGGTGGACTCGGGAGATTTGAATCAAATTGGTACCTGCGAAAAAAATGGCGGAATGTTACAGCCTCCTATAGGTTATACACTGAATGCCATTAATTGgcctaaatttttaataaagacacTCAATGGTGCTGTTATAGCCACTTCTAAATGCTTCAAGAAAGAGCCAGTCAAGCCTAGAAGAAACTATTTCCAAAAAGGGCAAAAGTTGGAAGCTGTGGATCGGAAAAATCCCGTCCTTATTTGTCCAGCCAGTGTAAGCGAAGTTGAGGGTAAGTGTGTCTATTCTCCTGATATACTTtgtaattttatgtatgtatttcattttaggtgataatatttatgtaactttTGATGGCTGGAAAGGAGCATTTGACTATTGGTGTCGCT from Lepeophtheirus salmonis chromosome 1, UVic_Lsal_1.4, whole genome shotgun sequence includes these protein-coding regions:
- the LOC139904745 gene encoding protein FAM98A-like, which gives rise to MDAKVDQLSSFLSVDLKVSETGSVILKKSISNSSNHQHYIKLLSNLINTYLVPSLGAQNSIQTTHDVNIWTSEVQAFLQEFDIPLELKSLSPEIKLDLLFWIVEEMKCLRLSSFQCMAENEISDKDEMETLKGLLKSSCLALSLSRPPSHLSPSLFFNKLHETLNKALPISPGNIPIISQKLSPDQWGYLNELKKELNEEYSIRWVMLLARLDSTIQSFTWSNRLDDKKKITVEETYGMLKRDLITRPNVSLGDLLAASQSSLRFEKLSSSKNKASSDSSFAKVKMGRVPDRGGRPRESEAPPPEVPSWQQNNRGRGGYQNRGRGQKSQDNRGQNNLNNKGYHNRGGQGQYSQSYDRSGQVQYNQSYSNRGTQGQYNQGYENRGEQGQYNQSYDNRGGQGQYSQGYDNRVGQGHYNQDYDSQNHYNQGYDNQFNQRGGYHGNRGGRGGHGDHGDHPGKKRRVQDNRF
- the Plap gene encoding phospholipase A-2-activating protein; amino-acid sequence: MYKLSKSFQGHSNDVRALISTSEGVIYSGSRDKSVLRWSLEGNPSKVTTLSKYVSSLALTGDGFIVVGCNDGIIRIYKDGQEAPITILEGHQQSISCIFPSKFGTILSGSWDSTVRIWAGDKCTNVLEGHSAAVWAVSVFPESGIVVSGSADKTLKLWKTGVCLKTLQGHTDCIRAVIALNNSEFLSGSNDATIRKWNLNGECLKVFHGHEHYIYSLFSGYSSDFEFVSSGEDRTVRLWKDGSVKQTLRIPAQSIWCINVLHNGDVAAGSSDGNIWIFSSDPSRQASLEVQKEFEEVIAQQKLANQTHLGNMKMSDIPGKESLLQPGTKDGVTKMVRDGKCVSVYSWSQVAAQWTKIGDVVGAPESNKQIYEGKEYDYVFDIDLDDPPRIIKLPFNADQDPWVVAQGFINKNLLPQVYLQEIANFIIKNAKTVTLGEGGSRSADPFTGGSSYNTCDNLSTTNSRGGFSGDPLTGASAYTTSLSGGTPNPYFPQIEFLQFASPPKISPMLKKLKEFNDISEPEHQLSQEELWKLPDFISQDCATQSDIDVLIKILKWPMDNLFPGLDLLRLSVLKESTQNILLAPTIVSTVLSVLLTNIETGSPPNNRMLALRTICNLFSTTSGLKEVMKYRESVVTRVNSVFPADNKNVEIAMSTVMLNLSVALKGDEEGQVQVLTSLVLLFLEGLSDPEAIFRALVALGTIISYSKDNVDYASTLDVKDKLTGLQRRTSVEKVSQGIQSIFKYL
- the Bet5 gene encoding trafficking protein particle complex subunit 1, with product MTIYNLYIFHENGTLLYYQEWHRRKHTEMSREEEGKLLYGMIFSMKSFVNKLSPSDLKDGFQSFKTSKYRLNFYETASSVKFILNTDTSVTYSLVKDLLKAVYAQVFVEYAVKNPLYKPGDPILSLLFKNKCDHFIKASSFYK
- the LOC121125122 gene encoding transcription initiation protein SPT3 homolog — its product is MYVHEIMSMMHGFGDARKPNSETAVLIEEIVRGQMYQLLKKAIEVYQLSRGGGESGLINVTISVDELLFLMRKSPIRVQRLIKYLSVRDAVSTLEESEDSVAGDLGSKRAKKCKDFLERIDTDGTLTDAVEQKLVDDVRTSRLHRLDLLSRDLDERKYAEFTKARQSNFRGPKFPIKFHQWITREMSEDIKITKFGLEILSYLSYETVGQLVDLALLFRCERSNESDPVARQMTPLSINPQFPMVQIKKNTTNNNSAEPSTPGGDSKVDDSALQPWEVLQVIQRLHHRIQPLEWYHRGEKRAVSCPLFVV